In a genomic window of Leifsonia xyli subsp. cynodontis DSM 46306:
- a CDS encoding SGNH/GDSL hydrolase family protein — protein sequence MRNGALSTALAALLAATVLLLVSACSATTGSTAPAPVSSARMATPTPSPDAFPRRPLTPATRYVALGDSFAAGMGGGGEYGKCRRSPKSYPDIFTRDTGVNLVVNAACAGATTADLLKHQLIALDDRTELVTLSIGGNDLGVAAIAVDCAAGKAVACRNELSSALSLLNVLPERLATVYNAVAEAAPNARIVVTGYALLYDNSDEKAADFGMATAINAATLGLNQTISDAVEKQDAAGLPLAYIGVDFTGHGIGSRTPWISQSGPDAFHPTADGYGEYARELVRLLGRA from the coding sequence ATGCGAAACGGAGCTCTTTCCACTGCCCTCGCCGCCCTCCTCGCGGCCACGGTGCTGCTCCTGGTGTCTGCCTGCTCCGCGACGACCGGGTCCACGGCCCCCGCGCCGGTGTCGTCAGCGCGCATGGCGACTCCCACGCCGTCGCCGGACGCCTTTCCTCGGAGACCGCTCACGCCAGCCACCCGCTATGTCGCGCTCGGCGACTCGTTCGCGGCCGGGATGGGTGGTGGCGGCGAATACGGCAAATGCCGGAGGAGCCCCAAGAGCTACCCGGACATCTTCACGCGCGACACCGGCGTCAACCTCGTCGTCAACGCCGCTTGCGCGGGCGCCACGACCGCGGACCTGCTGAAGCACCAGCTCATCGCCCTCGACGACCGCACCGAACTCGTCACGCTGAGCATCGGCGGTAATGACCTCGGGGTCGCCGCGATCGCCGTCGACTGTGCCGCGGGCAAGGCTGTCGCCTGCCGCAACGAACTCTCCTCGGCGCTCTCGCTGCTGAACGTCCTGCCGGAGCGGCTCGCCACCGTCTACAACGCGGTCGCCGAGGCCGCCCCCAACGCGCGCATCGTCGTGACGGGCTACGCCCTCTTGTACGACAACTCGGACGAGAAGGCTGCGGACTTCGGGATGGCGACGGCTATCAACGCCGCCACCCTCGGCCTCAACCAGACCATCAGCGACGCCGTGGAGAAACAGGACGCGGCCGGACTCCCCCTGGCCTACATCGGAGTGGACTTCACCGGCCACGGGATCGGCTCCAGGACGCCGTGGATCAGCCAGAGCGGGCCGGACGCCTTCCACCCGACCGCCGACGGGTACGGCGAGTACGCGCGCGAATTGGTCCGCCTGCTCGGGCGCGCGTAG
- a CDS encoding SLC13 family permease → MRTGIVGAVLALLGGVAVATGLLPLADALALWDRVWPILLFVVAITIVTELAAEAGVFTAVAQRTASWGRGRAWALWLLVVLVAAFSTVFLSLDTTAVLLTPVVVVLARHAGLSPLPFALTTVWMANAGSLLLPVSNLTNLLAQHAMGNPSPVQFATLLLVPALVAMAVPMAVVFVLSRRSLLVRYETGEAETIADPALFWISAGVVIALIPLLVSGLPVWLPTCAAAALLTVVFLVRNRSALRFGLVPWQLLLLAAGLFLFIEALHANGLGTLLARVSGDGDSPLALLRLSLTGMVGANAIDNLPAYLALEPVAGSPVRLAALLIGVNAGPLITPWASLATLLWHQRLTAFGAGIPWRRYALLGAMVAPVTVVFATLALAATV, encoded by the coding sequence ATGCGAACCGGGATCGTGGGCGCCGTGCTGGCCCTGCTGGGCGGCGTCGCTGTCGCGACGGGACTGCTGCCACTGGCCGACGCCCTGGCGCTCTGGGACCGGGTGTGGCCCATCCTGCTCTTCGTCGTCGCGATCACCATCGTGACCGAACTCGCCGCGGAGGCGGGCGTCTTCACCGCCGTCGCACAGCGGACCGCGAGCTGGGGACGCGGACGGGCCTGGGCGCTCTGGCTGCTGGTGGTGCTGGTGGCGGCGTTCAGCACAGTCTTCCTGTCGCTCGACACCACCGCTGTGCTTCTGACGCCCGTCGTGGTCGTCCTCGCACGCCACGCAGGGCTCAGCCCCCTGCCGTTCGCGCTGACGACCGTGTGGATGGCGAACGCCGGTTCGCTGCTGCTCCCGGTCTCCAACCTGACCAACCTCCTCGCCCAGCACGCGATGGGGAACCCGTCGCCTGTCCAGTTCGCCACGCTTCTGCTCGTGCCGGCGCTGGTCGCGATGGCCGTGCCGATGGCGGTGGTCTTCGTCCTCTCCCGCCGCTCGCTGCTCGTCCGCTATGAGACTGGAGAGGCGGAGACCATCGCGGACCCTGCGCTGTTCTGGATCAGCGCAGGCGTCGTCATTGCGCTCATCCCGCTGCTCGTCTCCGGGCTGCCGGTCTGGCTGCCGACGTGCGCCGCAGCGGCGCTGTTGACGGTGGTCTTCCTGGTGCGCAACCGCTCGGCGCTGCGCTTCGGGCTGGTGCCCTGGCAGCTCCTCCTGCTCGCGGCGGGGCTGTTCCTGTTCATCGAGGCGCTGCACGCGAACGGGCTCGGAACGCTGCTGGCGCGAGTCTCCGGCGACGGCGATTCCCCGCTGGCCCTGCTGCGGCTCTCGCTGACCGGCATGGTCGGTGCGAACGCGATCGACAACCTCCCCGCCTACCTCGCGCTGGAGCCGGTCGCCGGTTCCCCCGTGCGGCTGGCGGCGCTGCTCATCGGTGTGAACGCGGGTCCGCTCATCACGCCCTGGGCCTCGCTCGCCACCCTCCTCTGGCACCAGCGGCTCACAGCGTTCGGCGCCGGGATTCCGTGGCGGCGCTATGCGCTGCTCGGTGCGATGGTGGCGCCGGTCACCGTCGTGTTCGCCACGCTCGCTCTCGCTGCCACCGTCTGA
- a CDS encoding SOS response-associated peptidase family protein: MFGRRSHVAVRQPVAPVPQLTDAQILALVHSKVAELIGEKGEWTAVRRGADDTDTVFHSVLSQSVAVSITAAIVEARAQLQAGETAEPQHRAPTEPVPVIVAEAGPAEEEPAAMRWEPAPITVWTDLRKPVTGEIPAVQQRPAA, from the coding sequence ATGTTTGGTCGTAGGAGCCACGTCGCCGTTCGTCAGCCGGTGGCGCCAGTCCCCCAGCTGACGGACGCACAGATCCTCGCGCTCGTACACAGCAAGGTCGCCGAACTCATCGGCGAGAAGGGCGAGTGGACGGCCGTGCGCCGCGGCGCCGACGACACCGACACCGTCTTCCACTCGGTGCTCTCCCAGTCTGTGGCGGTCAGCATCACCGCGGCGATCGTCGAAGCCCGCGCCCAGCTGCAGGCGGGCGAGACGGCCGAGCCGCAGCACCGCGCGCCCACAGAGCCCGTCCCGGTGATCGTCGCCGAAGCGGGGCCCGCCGAGGAGGAACCCGCCGCGATGCGGTGGGAGCCCGCGCCGATCACGGTGTGGACCGATCTGCGCAAACCGGTCACCGGGGAGATCCCGGCTGTCCAGCAGCGCCCCGCAGCCTAG